The Verrucomicrobiota bacterium nucleotide sequence GAGAATTCTGATCTTCCAGGATTCGTTGTTTTACTTTCCGGCGGTCGCCAACCTCGGGTAGGAAAAGCTCTTTGGAGTTCCGGTTTTCTTCCCTCCGTCTACCAAGGCGTGCAATGCCGCTCACACGGAGATCCGGTTTTAAATGTTTCTAATCCGGAAGGCATATCTCGCGATATTCGCCGATCCACTCTCGATACGCTAAAATCCCTGAATCAACAAACCCATGAAGATTTTGGTGATCCAGAAACGCTGACCCGCATCGCCCAGTATGAAATGGCATTCCGCATGCAGATGGAAGTGCCCGATGCCATGGACATCTCGAAAGAGCCGGCCCACATCCACGAACTGTACGGCACGGAACCAGGTAAAGAGAACTTTGCCAATAATTGCCTGCTGGCACGCAGACTTATAGAACGGGACGTGCGTTATGTTCAACTTTTCGACTGGGGATGGGATTCACACGGCGCTGGTATGGACGAAGCTCTAAACGGGGGCTTTAAGGATAAATGTCTTCAAACGGACAAGCCCATTGCGGCGCTACTGACCGACCTCAAACAACGCGGACTTCTGAAGGATACCCTCGTAGTCTGGAGCGGCGAATTCGGTCGCACGCCCATGCGTGAAAACCGAGGCGGCCGCGAAATGGAACTTATAGGTCGTGATCATAACCCCGGAGCTTTTACTGCCTGGATGGCCGGGGGTGGCGTAAAACCAGGGATGTCCTATGGTGAAACGGACGAAGTCGGCTACAGTGCAGCGGTTAATCCCGTTCCGATGCAAGACTACCATGCAACCCTGCTCCATTTATTAGGCTTTAAACACAAGAACTTAAACTATCCCTTCCAGGGCCTGGACCAGCGCCTAACCGGGATCAAAGACGCCAGGGTTATTCGAGAGCTGATCGCTTGAGGATACTTCTTTTTCGTCATGTTTAGAAAAATACTCTGGTAGACCTATTCGCTGCTCTCTCTTCCATTTTGAAATTAATTTTCCATTGCTCAGAAAAAGGAACCGACCTAACTACTCGTACTCATGTCGTTACCATTCACGTCCATTGTAGATTCGCTTCCTGCCACTATCCCCTTTGTCGCTCCAGAGGCTATTGAACGAAAAACAGGGGTCCCTATAAAAGTTCGCGTTGGTGCCAATGAAAGCGCTTTTGGTATTTCGTCAAAGGCTCACGAGGTCATGACCCAGGTCCTTGGACGAATCTCCCATTACAATGATCCGGAAAACCATGATCTGCGGGAAGCACTGGCCGAGCATTTCAAAGTCACAATGAACCACATAAGCGTGGGTGCGGGAATCGACGACCTTCTAGGCTTGGCTGTTCGTGCTTTTATTGGACCGGATGACATCACGGTATCTTCATTAGGTTCATACCCTACCTTTCATTTTCATGTAGTCGGCGTTGGTGGCAAAAGTCATACCATATCCTATCTGCACAATGGTCTGAACGACCTGGAAGCCTTGGCCGAAGCCGTGAATCGGGTAAACGCCAAAATGGTCTACCTCTCGAACCCGGATAACCCTGCAGGCACTTGGCACAGCGCGTCCGATCTAAATTCGTTTTTCGAAACACTCCCACAAGATTGCGTAGTCATACTGGATGAAGCCTACATTGAATTTGCACCTGAAGGAGTCGCCTTTCCGATTCAAGATCTCGACCCGCGCATTATTTTGATGCGAACCTTCTCCAAGGCGCATGGCATGGCCGGAGCTCGTGTAGGTTATGCTCTGGCTGATCCAGAAATCATAACCGCCTTCAACAAAGTCCGCCTGCACTTCAACGTGAACCTGGTTGCTCAAACGGGTGCACTCGCCTCACTACAAGATCCTGATTTCGTCAAAAGCGTTGTGCAAGAAGTCGAGACCGGCCGCAGAGACTATGAAGCCCTTGCTCATAACCTGGGCTTGAAAACGCTCCCTTCTGCCACCAATTTTGTTACCATTGATTGCAACACTCAACCTCGCGCTCAAGCCGTTCTCGAAACACTGGCGACCAAGGGTGTATTCGTTCGCAAACCTGGCACTCCTCCACTCGACCGATGCATTCGCGTCACTGTAGGTACTCCTGAGGAGCGAAATGCTTTCGCAGAAATTTTTCCGGAAGCCCTGGCCGAGGTTGACGCTGCGAAGTAGCCAAAAA carries:
- a CDS encoding aminotransferase class I/II-fold pyridoxal phosphate-dependent enzyme, whose product is MSLPFTSIVDSLPATIPFVAPEAIERKTGVPIKVRVGANESAFGISSKAHEVMTQVLGRISHYNDPENHDLREALAEHFKVTMNHISVGAGIDDLLGLAVRAFIGPDDITVSSLGSYPTFHFHVVGVGGKSHTISYLHNGLNDLEALAEAVNRVNAKMVYLSNPDNPAGTWHSASDLNSFFETLPQDCVVILDEAYIEFAPEGVAFPIQDLDPRIILMRTFSKAHGMAGARVGYALADPEIITAFNKVRLHFNVNLVAQTGALASLQDPDFVKSVVQEVETGRRDYEALAHNLGLKTLPSATNFVTIDCNTQPRAQAVLETLATKGVFVRKPGTPPLDRCIRVTVGTPEERNAFAEIFPEALAEVDAAK
- a CDS encoding DUF1501 domain-containing protein, with the translated sequence MNLESLLNETRLRTLERETRRQFLTRCTTGLGALFLANQLGAAQETHGLPQHDASNPLNALPPHFPGTAKRVIYLHMIGAPSQLELFDYKPDLQRLDGQACPQSFLEGKNFAFIQGTPNMLGPQYPFQQHGKSGAWVSDRLPHFAKVVDDVSFIKTLQTDQFNHGPAQLMVHSGQARIGYPSIGSWVTWGLGTENSDLPGFVVLLSGGRQPRVGKALWSSGFLPSVYQGVQCRSHGDPVLNVSNPEGISRDIRRSTLDTLKSLNQQTHEDFGDPETLTRIAQYEMAFRMQMEVPDAMDISKEPAHIHELYGTEPGKENFANNCLLARRLIERDVRYVQLFDWGWDSHGAGMDEALNGGFKDKCLQTDKPIAALLTDLKQRGLLKDTLVVWSGEFGRTPMRENRGGREMELIGRDHNPGAFTAWMAGGGVKPGMSYGETDEVGYSAAVNPVPMQDYHATLLHLLGFKHKNLNYPFQGLDQRLTGIKDARVIRELIA